One part of the Solanum dulcamara chromosome 8, daSolDulc1.2, whole genome shotgun sequence genome encodes these proteins:
- the LOC129901152 gene encoding uncharacterized protein LOC129901152: protein MRKDKPVVASSSKIRFDEEEEIKEELADVTFEELQRARSDGSDTVYRKLNSEGKSGRANKNRPMEMSSKKPVSRFREIIQVPKNAIRDPRFESLSGEVDVERFKKRYNFLYEDNLPAEKEDLKKQMRKSNDPEEINELKSRVSWIDKQLKSVGMKHTEREILAEHKKKEREAAKQGKQPYYLKKSEIQKRKHIEKYKELKASGKLEAYIEKKRRKNAAKDHRFLPYRHPGEQEN from the coding sequence ATGAGAAAAGACAAGCCAGTTGTTGCAAGTTCAAGTAAAATCAGATTTGATGAGGAGGAGGAGATAAAGGAGGAGCTTGCTGATGTGACCTTTGAGGAATTGCAGAGAGCGCGGTCTGATGGGTCGGATACAGTGTATAGGAAACTTAATTCGGAAGGAAAAAGTGGCCGAGCAAACAAGAACAGGCCAATGGAGATGAGTAGCAAGAAGCCAGTGAGCAGATTTAGGGAAATTATCCAAGTTCCTAAAAACGCCATTCGTGACCCTCGCTTTGAGTCTTTAAGTGGCGAGGTCGATGTAGAACGGTTCAAAAAGAGATACAATTTCCTTTACGAGGATAATCTTCCAGCAGAAAAAGAGGATCTGAAGAAACAGATGAGGAAATCAAATGACCCAGAAGAGATAAATGAACTGAAAAGTCGTGTTTCTTGGATTGACAAACAATTGAAATCGGTAGGAATGAAGCACACTGAGAGAGAGATTCTGGCAGAGCACAAGAAGAAAGAGAGGGAAGCTGCTAAGCAAGGAAAACAACCTTATTATCTCAAAAAATCTGAAATTCAGAAGCGCAAACATATTGAGAAATACAAGGAACTCAAAGCATCTGGCAAACTGGAAGCATATATTGAGAAGAAAAGGCGCAAGAATGCTGCAAAAGACCACAGATTCTTGCCATATCGGCATCCTGGTGAGCA